Below is a window of Naumovozyma castellii chromosome 9, complete genome DNA.
TGTTACAGTGATAATAAATGCAATTTTAAAAGATTTCCAAgtaaagaataattttggGACACTTAGTTTCTTAATCGTGACATACTTCAAATTGATTGGTCTTGGTAAAACCCAGCTATAATATTCTAATTTTATCTTAGCCAAAAGAGAAGCATTTGGATCAGTACCTTCCAAATCAGTAGCAATCTCATCATTGTGTGATAGCAAGCCAAGCATGTCTTTCCATGTGTTACTTCTCTCCCAGACGATATGATCATGTAACAAAGACTTCAATTCCTTCTtacaattttcaatatttgtttgttggCCTGTTATTATGGCGTAAAATTCTACCAATTGGGTGATCTTTTTGCTTAATTTAAGAGTAGTatctttttgaaaaatataagtgtctttgaagaattcttcCGTTTGAATCATTTCATCTCTTATGTTCAAATGTAAAACTTTATCACATTTTTTAgtaattttattaaaacCAAGACGATTCAACTCAATAAATGATTTCAATTGACATAAATCGATATATAAGTTGGTGATTGATTGCTTTAATAACGATGTCTTCTGAGATTTGATGTTAAATTGAGAATAATTTAGCAAGGCAGTATGATCCTGTgcatcatcattaaattcaCCGTAATctccttcttcatcatcgtcatcatcttcatcatctgcGTCATTGACGATATCGTGTGTACCCTCCCGTTCGATGGTAACTTCATTTCCATCAGCAGCAAGGTGCGGTACTGCATCATCCTCATTTGGgaaaaaatcaatattcAACTCTCTTGGTGAGACACCTTCCTTCTCAAGGTCTTTCACCAAGGCAACGAATCTTTGATCAAATTTCGCTTCCATTCTCTTGTAAAAGTCATCCACCTTCAATTTCTCCACAGTTAGGCTATTCATGAATGTATCATAAGTATTAAATAAGGTCTTAGCATCACTGGACTCTGAAGAACGACGAGACTCAAAGATCTTATCATGAGCCTTCTTCTTAAATTCAGAAAACCTTGAAGTTGGTTCGAGTGTGTTCGCCCCGGCATTATGTGTAAGATCATTCAACTCAAAGGTCTCCTCTCGTACCATTTCATCGGGCTTTAAACCAGGCTTTATTTCGTTATCGTTCTCCGTTAACGACACGTTGGAGTCAACtccatttttaaataatttgttcttcaatttaGCAGCAAAGGCCTTAGGAGATGATTTCCCAGTTATGGTAGCAGTCTTATCATCTTTGGAGGCGCCACCTTCAGTTAAATTCAGCTCATCCGTTTGTAGTGTGtatattaaatttttcagttcGTTGTAATCAACATAATGATTTTGCCATTCCGGGACCGCATTATATTTCAGAAAATGGGAGAATCTCATTGCAATTGACTTCAAGCAGCTAATTTCTATTGTTATTCAAGGAATGAAACAATGGAAGTgtcaaattctttaatgttttgttttataaTGAAGTTGCTAATCATCGATgcctttttttttttgcaaCTTTTTGATTTCGAGAAGCCATGCCTCGCtaaaagaaacaaaaagCAACGTGGCCTGCGCAGTTTCTTAGGCCCACGTGGAACAccaattaaatgaaaaagGTGCGGCTTAGCTTACGTAAACCGATCGATTAAGGAAAGTGGGGcaaataaatcaaagaTGTCACTAATTAAGAGAGAGTAGCCTGTAATTTGGGGAAAGAGAAACTGGATCACAAGTGAATAGATAGGTAGTTACCTCTCCCCTTAAAGAAAAAGCATATTTTTTGGGGTATTGTTGTCTTACAAGTGGAAAACACAGTGGGTTGAActtgaatattttctaGTTTGTAAACATTGGAATACTTCTGATATACTGTTAAAAGTTTGGGGAAATTAGCTggataaaattaaattttcaattaatgtTTATTTGGATTACTATTTTAAAGATTATTTTTAATCATTAATTTCTATCATTAATCCTTAAAAGTTTTTTCTTaagataaataaaaaaaaaattctttttggATGTTTAAACCCAGAAATAcattaaaaaagaaagtGGAGATTTGGTTACAGTATTTGTTATTCTTGGTCAGTAGTTTAGCTCGTCCTGTGTAAAACTAGTTATATTtgggaaaagaaaaaaaactTAAAAACCATTCATTTTCCTATAAAGACTTGAGTTTAATGCCTTCAAAATTGACCCTGTACAATGATACTTAATAGATGAAGAGTGGTATTTTGGTGAATTTTGTTGAGAAGCGCTCATACGGCCTTGTTAAGAAAAAGcatattgaaaaagacGGTTTTAATTTAGCAAGAcaaccaatttttttattaccATTACCTAGAGCAAGAACAATATATAAACGGCATGCTCATTTTTTCCTATAGCTAACTCTCTGAATTTTGACGTTCTAGAAGGAGTGTACCAAATAAAAACCCAAGCAATCAGTAACAAAACCatttaattctaattgaaaaattatacaTCTTAGAAAGAAAGTAGTACGAATAATAGAAATCGGTTTGAGAATGTTAAGGTCAAATGTATGATAAGGAAGCAAGATATGACCACCTCCATTGTAGGACTACCAAGGGAGAAATCAAACCTTCCCAGGCTAATTCTCATGACTCTTATTGTTGCCACTGGTATCATCACAGGAGGAAATATAATCTCTCGAAAATTGTAGAGGCCCGCAAATATAAAAGTTGCAAGGGATTAATGagtatttctttcttttaaGACCATGTAACtgtgaaaaaattatttacaCAACAAAGTTCCTAGCCCAAGAAATAGGCATGCTTTTAACAGAAAATGCCCAGCAGCCTCGTTGGAATATTTACCGTATTAGTCACGAATAAATTAGCTTACCAGtgctttgaaaaatgaatatacACATAAAAGAAAGTCATTAGAGGCATGTATTCTTTTGGCTTTTGACTCTAGTACAGCATCATTCCAAAGGGATACAcattctttttttccttgaatgtctataaataatatagtGCAAGTATAATAACTCTATTAAAAATGACAAAAGAATAAACAGTTTCTGTAGTATGCCATAAATTTCTACATGACTTTCATATGtactttaattaattagACCTTTCTTCTGTCGGATAAACCAAGAGACTTTGATTTTCCTTCGAAACTTGGTTCATCTTGAGAATAATTTTGTCCTTCCAGGTacaatttaatatattacaGGAAATTATGGAAAAACTTGGAGTTTTTTGTGCAGGATAAGAGGGCTTTACCTTGATGATAACTTTGccttcaattcttctcggaaaattaatgaaatgtAGACGAAAAAGGATTCGATGagtatttttctttcctttcATGAAGGATGAAAAGGCCAACCTAAAAAAAGCGCTACAGCTCAAGAAGATGCACATCCTAGCACATAGAGATGTACGTATGGAAGTAGGTCCGAACGGTACCCAACTGGAAAAACCGGTCCTTCAAACAGGCACAT
It encodes the following:
- the PHO90 gene encoding SPX domain-containing inorganic phosphate transporter (ancestral locus Anc_1.136), whose translation is MRFSHFLKYNAVPEWQNHYVDYNELKNLIYTLQTDELNLTEGGASKDDKTATITGKSSPKAFAAKLKNKLFKNGVDSNVSLTENDNEIKPGLKPDEMVREETFELNDLTHNAGANTLEPTSRFSEFKKKAHDKIFESRRSSESSDAKTLFNTYDTFMNSLTVEKLKVDDFYKRMEAKFDQRFVALVKDLEKEGVSPRELNIDFFPNEDDAVPHLAADGNEVTIEREGTHDIVNDADDEDDDDDEEGDYGEFNDDAQDHTALLNYSQFNIKSQKTSLLKQSITNLYIDLCQLKSFIELNRLGFNKITKKCDKVLHLNIRDEMIQTEEFFKDTYIFQKDTTLKLSKKITQLVEFYAIITGQQTNIENCKKELKSLLHDHIVWERSNTWKDMLGLLSHNDEIATDLEGTDPNASLLAKIKLEYYSWVLPRPINLKYVTIKKLSVPKLFFTWKSFKIAFIITVTGVLLGIKTFNDPVEGRCMALVECVAFLWASEAIPLHITAFLVPLLTVLFKVLKNTDGSVMAAADASSTILAAMWSSTIMILLAGFTLGEVLSQYNVAKVVASWLLAAAGTKPRNVLLMAMGVVFFLSMWISNVAAPVLTYALLKPLLDPLDASNDFAKALVMGVALAANVGGMSSPISSPQNIISMQYLKPYGIGWGQFFAVALPTGIIALICCWILMCLTFKINRTKLTKFKPIRTRFSLKQYYVIFVTIMTIILWCVEAQIEGAFGSSGLIAVLPIVLFFGTGLLSTKDLNTFPWSIVILAMGGIALGKAVSSSGLLVTIATALQKKIENDGVMAILCIFGILMLVVGTFVSHTVSAIIIIPLVQEVGDKLTDPKAAPILVFGCALLSSCGMGLASSGFPNVTAISMTDSKGNRYLNMMTFLTRGVPASLMAFVCVITLGYGVMTSVLKGVATS